In the Deinococcus aerius genome, GGCCGTGTACCTGCGCGGCATGACCCCGCGGGAGACCGCCGACCTGACGCTGGTGATGGCCGAGTCGGGCGATCAGATGAACCTGGGGAACCTACCCCGCACCGTGGACAAGCACTCGACGGGCGGGGTGGGTGACAAGACCAGCCTGATCCTCACGCCCATGCTGGCGGCCCTGGGCCTGACCGTCGCCAAGATGAGTGGGCGCGGCCTGGCGCACACGGGCGGCACCATCGACAAGCTGGAGAGCTTTCCCGGCTGGACCCCCGAACTGCCCGAGGAGCGGTTTCTGGCGCAGGCCCGCGAGATCGGCCTCGCGCTGGTGGGCCAGAGCAGGGACCTCGCGCCCGCCGACGGGAAGCTGTACGCGCTGCGCGACGTGACCGCCACCGTGGACTGCCTGCCCTTGATCGCCTCCTCGATCATGAGCAAGAAGCTCGCGTCGGGGGCGCACACGGTCATCCTCGACGTGAAGGTGGGGGCGGGGGCCTTTATGCGCACGCTGGAGGACGGGCGCGCCCTTGCGCGGGCGATGGTGGACATCGGCACCCGGGCGGGGCGGCAGGTGCGCGCGGTGCTCACCGACATGGACGCGCCCCTGGGCCGCATGGCCGGAAACAGCCTGGAGGTGCGGGAGGCCATCTACACCCTGCGCGGTGAGGGGCCGGAGGACCTGACTGAGCTGTGTGTGGCCCTGGCGGTGGAGGCGCTCGCGGCCTACGGGGAGGACGAGGCCCAAGCGGAGGCCCGCGCCCGCGCGACGTTGCGGGACGGCTCGGCGCTCGAGCGGTTCCGCGCCTTCGTCGCCGCCCAGGGGGGGGACGGGGCACTGGTGGACCACCCCGAACGGCTGGACGTGGCGCCCGGACGGGCGGAGGTGCTGAGCCCGGCCTCCGGCTTCGTGGAGCGCATCGACGCCCTCTCCGTAGGGCGGGCCGTCCTCGCCCTGGGGGGCGGGCGCGAGCGCAAGGGCGAGGCCATCGACCACGGGGTGGGGGTGGAGCTGCTGAGGAA is a window encoding:
- a CDS encoding thymidine phosphorylase yields the protein MTSALNIPDLIRKKRDGAEHSRAELEGLVLGYTRGEVPDYQISAWLMAVYLRGMTPRETADLTLVMAESGDQMNLGNLPRTVDKHSTGGVGDKTSLILTPMLAALGLTVAKMSGRGLAHTGGTIDKLESFPGWTPELPEERFLAQAREIGLALVGQSRDLAPADGKLYALRDVTATVDCLPLIASSIMSKKLASGAHTVILDVKVGAGAFMRTLEDGRALARAMVDIGTRAGRQVRAVLTDMDAPLGRMAGNSLEVREAIYTLRGEGPEDLTELCVALAVEALAAYGEDEAQAEARARATLRDGSALERFRAFVAAQGGDGALVDHPERLDVAPGRAEVLSPASGFVERIDALSVGRAVLALGGGRERKGEAIDHGVGVELLRKPGEAVSAGEAVLRLSHRNGRGLETARALLEEGLTVTATAPAPQPLILDRVN